The following coding sequences lie in one Heyndrickxia oleronia genomic window:
- a CDS encoding MMPL family transporter, with amino-acid sequence MKNLLIRFVESSASRKGRWITLAIWVILVGVLSSTLPIVNKVTDNGAENLPNDKMSIQAEEIAKQQFPNETGTPLLLAWYRDGGLQEKDYQLIHDLYKKLEKEPLSSQNFIPPLGKLPPQALSGSTSEDGTSLVTPIFMKKDASTDELKDNLEELKKQLTKLDSPSIYSKKLHEAGLHVRFTGPVGIATDASALFSQADITLLIATVVLVIVLLILLYRSPLLAIVPIIGVGFAYGVTSPILGFLAEKGFITVDSQAVSIMTVLLFGAGTDYCLFLVSKYRECLLEEEDKFIALKNAIRHSGGAIFVSAITVVLSLCTLLLAQFGSYHRFAVPFSLVILIMGMVALTLLPALLSILGRAAFFPFIPRTEEMSSQLEKIKGKKVRRYHAHSRLSRSLGKWVTGKPWTVIILSVVILGVLATFAPKIHYTQNLLESFPKDMASREGFDIMANHFSEGELAPVQVIVNTEGKEIHIKEELSKLSIVDSISEPVKGKENEYYLSFDVNLKANPYDENAVESIPDITRKVKSALVEAGIKPDNHYWIGGETSSLYDTESTTARDLKVIVPVVIAIIAVLLLAYLRSIVAMVYLIITVLFSYVAALGAGWLIIHYGMGIPAIQGLIPLYAFVFLVALGEDYNIFMISSIWKNRRTQSHKVAIANGVSETSSVITSAGLILAGTFAVLATLPIQVLLQFGVITAIGVLLDTFVVRPLLVPAITTILGRYAFWPGKLWREKDINKIQEK; translated from the coding sequence ATGAAAAACTTATTAATTAGATTTGTTGAGTCTAGCGCAAGCCGAAAAGGGAGATGGATCACGCTCGCGATCTGGGTTATCTTGGTTGGCGTATTGTCATCCACATTACCTATTGTAAACAAAGTGACTGATAACGGGGCAGAAAATCTACCTAATGACAAGATGTCGATTCAGGCAGAGGAAATTGCTAAGCAACAATTTCCGAATGAAACCGGAACCCCATTATTATTAGCATGGTACCGTGATGGAGGTCTCCAAGAAAAAGATTATCAGCTTATTCATGACTTATATAAAAAACTAGAAAAAGAGCCATTGTCTTCGCAAAATTTTATCCCTCCGTTAGGAAAACTTCCACCACAGGCGCTTTCAGGATCTACTTCAGAGGATGGTACTTCATTGGTAACGCCAATATTTATGAAAAAGGATGCTAGCACGGATGAATTAAAAGACAATTTGGAGGAGCTAAAAAAACAATTAACGAAATTGGATTCTCCTTCAATTTATAGTAAAAAGCTTCATGAAGCAGGATTACATGTTCGCTTTACTGGTCCTGTTGGGATTGCAACGGATGCTTCTGCATTATTCAGTCAAGCAGATATTACATTATTAATTGCAACAGTTGTATTAGTCATTGTACTACTTATTCTACTTTATCGTTCACCACTTTTAGCGATTGTACCGATCATTGGTGTGGGATTTGCCTATGGTGTAACAAGCCCTATATTAGGATTTTTAGCGGAAAAAGGGTTCATAACTGTTGACTCACAAGCTGTTTCAATCATGACCGTTTTATTATTCGGAGCTGGAACGGATTATTGCTTATTTTTAGTATCAAAATATCGAGAATGTCTCCTTGAAGAAGAGGATAAATTTATTGCATTAAAAAATGCGATCAGACATTCTGGAGGAGCTATATTTGTGAGTGCAATTACAGTAGTTTTAAGTTTATGCACATTGCTCCTAGCGCAATTTGGCTCCTATCATCGATTTGCCGTGCCATTTAGTTTAGTTATTCTCATTATGGGGATGGTTGCGCTCACACTACTTCCGGCTTTACTTTCCATTCTTGGTAGAGCAGCATTCTTCCCGTTCATCCCAAGAACGGAGGAAATGAGCAGTCAATTGGAAAAGATTAAAGGGAAAAAAGTTCGAAGATACCATGCGCATAGTCGTTTAAGTAGGAGCCTTGGCAAATGGGTAACAGGTAAGCCTTGGACGGTTATCATCCTTAGTGTAGTCATCCTAGGGGTCTTAGCTACTTTTGCACCAAAGATTCATTATACGCAAAATTTACTAGAATCATTTCCTAAGGACATGGCATCCCGTGAAGGGTTTGACATTATGGCCAATCATTTTTCTGAAGGAGAACTCGCACCTGTCCAAGTTATTGTGAATACAGAAGGAAAAGAGATTCATATAAAGGAAGAATTAAGTAAGCTATCAATTGTCGACAGTATATCTGAACCGGTGAAAGGGAAGGAAAATGAATATTATTTATCCTTTGATGTGAATTTAAAAGCTAATCCATATGATGAAAATGCAGTGGAGTCAATTCCAGACATTACAAGGAAAGTGAAATCTGCATTAGTAGAGGCTGGAATAAAGCCAGATAACCACTATTGGATTGGAGGAGAAACCTCCTCTCTTTATGATACGGAATCAACAACAGCTCGAGATTTAAAAGTCATTGTACCAGTTGTTATTGCTATAATAGCTGTTTTGCTTTTAGCGTATTTACGTTCTATTGTTGCTATGGTTTATTTAATCATCACCGTATTATTTTCTTATGTGGCAGCTTTGGGGGCAGGATGGTTAATTATTCATTATGGGATGGGAATACCTGCAATTCAAGGACTAATTCCGTTGTATGCGTTCGTATTCCTGGTTGCATTAGGGGAAGATTATAATATTTTTATGATCTCAAGCATTTGGAAAAATCGCCGAACACAGTCACATAAGGTCGCAATTGCAAATGGGGTCAGTGAAACTAGTAGTGTCATTACATCCGCAGGTCTCATTCTTGCAGGTACATTTGCCGTATTGGCAACACTCCCAATACAAGTTCTATTACAATTCGGTGTTATCACTGCCATTGGTGTGTTGCTAGATACCTTTGTTGTCCGCCCATTATTAGTTCCTGCAATCACAACGATTTTAGGACGTTATGCCTTTTGGCCAGGAAAACTATGGCGGGAAAAGGATATAAATAAAATACAAGAAAAATAA